The genomic DNA agtttactggcttgtgtcgtctggatgtaaaaggttggattatggccgttttttgtggattcttttttttgtgtgtaataataaacccggaaatgtgagtcgcgctgtgtgcgttgaagccgtgtatagagaacggatggatgaatatttgtttttgtcggacaaatgtgtttttctcacccgctgtggtaatcgcatctgaaagtggtgtttaccggcggattcatgagaatctaagctttccatcggcgtatagtgtttctataatcgcgtttgcagccgtcggacattcttgaaattcctatgcaaattagtaggtgtaccgccggcggtacactgaagcttaaagggttaaaactcTTTATCTCGGCCTCATTCCTCACTATTAATGCTGGAGTCCATCAGCTTTTAGTTTTGCAGAATATACTTTAAACTGTTGGCTCACAGACTGCCTTAGAAGTTATTTGACTGATAACAAAATACGGACACGGGTTACATTACCAGTGAACCTGACAAAGAAGCCTCACCGTGTGCCAAAGGTGTGCACTGACAGAAGGACGTGAGCTGAAGCCCTGATTGCATTCTGATAATATTAGACTGGAAAACCCCTGACCACAAAATAAACTGTACTAAAACCTTTTTAACGTCTGGTTCCCGCTCATCGTCCCACACAGAGCAAACAGGACGCTGTATTTCACGCTGTGCTGCCTCTCAGAGTCAGAGGTGGGAAATTACCAGCTTGAAGGTTGTATTTAAAACCTCTGGGTTCAAACAAACGAGGGCCGTCTTGTTGAGCGACAGGAAACCGTTCATGCTATGGCAATTACATTTGGCGAGGTTAATTATCTGATTATCGATGACATTTAGCCAGAAGCGCAGAAAATTTACATGACAGGTTTATGTGCATGGCTGACAGTGATTTTAGCAGCATGTTGGTCAGAAATGTTGAGGATGTTAAGTAGTGCTCATATAGAGATAATTTCACCTCAGAAACATCATGAATGGTACTTCAAACAACATTATCATACGCAGACTATTTACAGTGCAGAAGCTGCATCGCTATGGCAACACCACAATCATCCAAGTTTAAAAGAATGTTTAagtcaggggtgtccaacatgaggcccgcgggccaaaagtggtcctccagagggtccaatccggccctcaaagtgtaaaaattacagagaagacattaactgcagattgtaaattagtaaaactatatatttagaataattCCTAGAGTAAAATGCTAGATTTTTCATTGTTCTTTAGTCATtgagtgtctcatttttgtaacattttgtcatgttttatcgTCTGTCTCACATTTCAGTCgttgtgtttctcatttttgtccttttgagtttcgcttgtgttttttatctcatttttgtcattttgtgttttgctttattccttGTTTCtgcatcgtttttgtcattttgtttcatgggGGGGATTTCCGCTCCAATCAAAGCTCAGCTGCTGATAAAAGGCTCATTCAAGAAAGCATTCGGTGGCAGCTCAAGTTAGGAAGGGTTGAGCCGCCTGTGggattttgtgacatttgaacATTTGAGCTAGTATGATGCAAGAATTCTCTGTTGGCGTTAGTTagggctgctgctgcctctgtgttttggtttacagttttctttgcgtctattttttatataatttggTAGTATCTACTTCCTAGAGAAGCTTGCTTTTTGCTATATTTATTTCTTTGGTTTCAACAACACTCATTTGCTGTTAGTCCCCtcacttttgtgtgtgtgtgtgttttttttttaaatctacccctcctttcaaaataaatcagcgaataaattctgaaaaatcagtgtttgtttcacttcCTTTTGTTATGGTTTGGCTACGATAGACAGCCGAGTTGTAACATGTCGGTATTTAAAAAGATCCACTCTGTTGCACATCTGCTTTGCTAACTCTCTGCATTCACTGTTAGAAGATTCTGATTTCTAACCCTTAAACATGCTGAGATGGCAGCGGTGCTTTCCCAGCAGTTTGGCTGTTACCTGTTGCCGTGGTAACCATCTCCGATTGATTCGTGTCCGGACTGTCGTTAGTCAAATCCTCGCCGGTGGAATCCTTCACCGAACCACACACCTGTCAGCCAAACACAAAGTTCAGTCACCAGCAAAAACCAGCGCTTTCCTCCGACACTACAAACCCCATGTACTCACAGGGAAAGGCTCCGCCCCTTCCTGGATGACAAAGCCCTCTATGAGGTGTGTAAGAACCTGCGGTTTGACCACagcctgaggaggaggagctctTTCGCCCTGACCACAGGCCCCACGGGACACCGACAGCACcggggagagagaggaggcggCTGGAGGAGGAGCAGTGGAGCCTGAAGCCAGTGAAGAAGTAAACATTGGTTCTTGTTAGTTGTGGTATCTTTGAGCAGCAATGAGTCAGCTGAAAATAACACAGTGACACATGGTGTTACCTGGGTCGACGGGACTGGCTGGGAGTGCTGAGGTGTGTTCTCTGACGGGTTGGAGCCGTGGAGGAGAGGGACCGTCCTCATCATTGGCTGAGCTGGAGTCTGATTTTCTTTTAAGAGAACTGCTCATCTGCTTACCCTAAAAAAAGAATCACATCCAGGAAATAAACAAGTGGAAAGACAGCAAAGCAGCTGCAGGGAGAGTTAGCTACCATCAGACCAGTGAACTGTCTACTGCAGACTGTTGGAgtgcttttctatttgtcttGGAGCATTTTTACTCCCTGTCAAATCatttttctacagtttcattcagCAGACGTTTTTATACATCTGAAAGTAGAATtttcagtcctgcagctccatgaaaacagcacaaccaggaCCAGAAGACAGAGCTTcagtgtcttttgtgcagtatcaCACAGCTACAATGACATCAAATACAAATCAggaaaaaagtagattttttaaatgttcataaacttggaatcaacatgtccaacatttttTCAAGCGCCCACATCTGCTGAAGTTATTAAACTCTcacaaaatgttctaaaaaaacaacacactctTGTCGGTTATGGTGTGTATAAAATCATGGCTAACAAACAGTAACCAGCTGACCTGCGGTGTCTGAGCTCCTGATGAGTCTCCGTTGGTGGTCACACCAGCTGATGCTGCTCTCTGATCTTCAGCCACCAAGGGGAGCGACAGCGAGGAGCGGGACAGCGAGGGGGGCGGAGACGTAACGGTAGAGGACTGGGAGGAGGCGGGGCTTGAAGAGACGGTTCCATTGTGACTCTGTCCGGAGCTCTGATTGGCCTGCGGATGCACATGTGACACCTGAGCCAATGGGGGAGCCTCCTGGGGCGACTGAAGAGTCTTTAGCCCCACCCCCCGGCCCACCACCCCGCCCTCCCTGGAGGCGATGGACGCCACCATGGTGAGCAGGCTGGACGAGCTGCTGAGGACGGCGGCTCCGTCCTGGCTGCAGCTGCCCCGGGCGAGGGCGAGGGCCTGGGCGCTCCCCAGCGTGCTCTGCCGGGCCCCCACTATCTGCACCGGGATGTGTGGCGTCTGGGGAGGCTGAGCGGAGCTGCTGGCCGGTGGGGGGGCGGGCAGGATGGGAGGAGGGTTCCTAGAAGGCAGCTGGAGGGGCAGGCGGAGCCCCTGCAAGGTTTTAGGTTGGATGGGGATGGGTCCATTTCCGTGGCCCGATTTCTCAGAGCCCAGCGAGGTTTTCTGCAGAGGCTGCACCACCAGAGTCTGAGCGTTGACCGCCGGTTTAATGGTCGCCGTGCCGACGGGGTAACCGTGGGGCTGGGACGCCGCGTTGGACGTTAGGAccagtgtgtgtgctgctgtgggAGCTGTGGTTCCTGTGGTCAGGGTTCGGGTCCCATGAAGCAGGAGCTGGGacagagggatggaggaggtggaggacgaggaggaagatgaggcaccagaggaagaggaggagtggGTTTTGAGGTTGGCAGGCTGGGGGTAGGTGGGGATTTTGATGTGTGGTGGCTGGGGCTGAGGCTGGCTGGGTTTAGTGGGGGACTGATGGTTTGGCTGGACCAAAGAGTAGgcagctgcaaaaacaaaaagacagaaaaacagttcGTCTTAGAGCGCATTCACATCAAAAGACCAGTGTTTAGTTACTGAAGTGTCTGTGGAAACACACTTCAGTCACAGTTGAAAGCAATGACAGAAAGCAGGAAAGCTGTGGGctggaaaaccaaaataaattacaagGGGAACTGCAGTGCCAGCTTACAGGAGGGTCAATGTGTAATTGCAGGAATTCTTGTAACATAGCTGACACGTATCATAGTcgacattttttctgttttcaggcctaaaatcaacatggccgcctattaccaaacaccacatggcattttagagaaagaaagaaatattaaatatacaGTTGAGCAAAATTAAAAGTCAttcataaagatattgtagtaaacctgttgactactttacattaactaagtcagaaagccttggagtcttccagtcttttcttgaggaggaaatgacatcatgtggagcaggtcatgtgatctggaattaacacacttcctggagaggagtttttggaacggggaactttGTAGAAAAGCATTTctatataaaattttatatattgccaaaaaagaaatatctgtcatgattatctcagcttaataaaaagaacacaatccaaactatttgtgaatcagctcattttattattgtttagctcattagaaggtggttagtgttaaattgggacggttatttagttgacatttcgGTGATATCCAGCCATTTTCTACTACTAATAattgattgtttccataataaataattatggaatttgtgaaGACCTCATCCTTTCCTCCCTCAACAACAAAgatgtctaattttttttggctgaaatcATTCTCGCTCATGGAATAAACGGGTTTCAGAGCACAGCAGGCCATGGAAGTGTTCTGCGCCAACAGAAGCTCTTGTGGCAGCGGGTTACCTTTACTTCCTCCCTACCTGAGTCACTCCTCTCTGgggcttcagtctttacacccACTCCTTTGGGACTGGACACACCGCGCATGGCCAGATTCTGCGCCTACACGCAGGAAAcatttgcatgaaaacacagaTCGGTTGTTGTCGTCGACTTTCTTTCAACGCATCGCTGCCACAAACCTGATCGTTATCCGATTGGCTGCcggaggaggaagctggagtcacttcctgttgctgctgctgagccTGCGGTTGCTGGGTGACGGTTGCCACAGCAGCGGTTGCCGTGCTGCCGGGCATGAAGATGAGCTGCGAGGAGATGGGGGCTCTCAGGGAGCGGTTGACCTGCAGGATTAAGAAGATTCACTAAACGACCGCAAACTGGGCTGGTGTCTGATAACAGGCGGGGATCGACCGTCACAAAACTCACCCTCAGGTACATCTGTCCCTGCCCACCTGCCGTCCCGCTCAGCAGCACCGATTGGCTGATTGTGGATGTCGCCGAGGCTCCCATGGGACGGCTGCTGGTCGTAGATCCTGATCCAGACGTTACGATGGCCTGAAGAACGACAATGTGCCACTTCAGTGCAAACAATTTACATGTCTGTTGATTATTTACTCAGAAAGGTGTCTGAACTGGGAGGAAACACAAGAGTGGGGCTGGTTTTAGAGAAGCTTTTGCTGGATGGTATTTAGCACAGGGTCATTCTTTTTGCTTCAGGCTTACAGCTGTGGTGCTGGTGGTCTgagaagagctgctgctggagggaCTCGACTGACGGCTGGCGGCCAGAGTCGCctaggaggaagaagaagaggaagagagaaagaaagggagTTTTAGGTTTCAATCAATTCCCACTAAATCAAACGTGAGGTGTTTACAGAGGCTGTCCTGCGGTGGAGGAAAAATGCAGCTCTTTGTTTTCGACACCATTCTTCATACTTCAGGCTACGAACCGCAGCTGTCCCGGCACTTTAGATCACTTTGGCTCTCTCATCAGTTTTTGTGGCTTTCATGGGAGTTGGCTCCAACTTTTTTACTTTTCTCAAGCAATCCTctggttttcattttattttttccagctttgtcAGATCTTGGGAAAACACTTGAAGTATCTGAACAACTGCAGGAGCTTTAAACTAGAGTTGTCCAGATGGCGTCCGAGAGACTCTGAAGTGAACTGGAAGAAGGtcctttggtctgatgagaccaaagtTAAGCTTCCTGGAAACCAGATTACACACTATATTTGAAGCACAGTGAACACACGCCTTCCCCACTGtgaaagcatggaggtggcagcatcatgatcagGGGCTGATTCTCCATAGCAGGCCCTGGAAGGcttctagaaaataaaatgaatgctgTAAAGTACAACCTGATGCATTCTGCAAGAGAACTGCAGTTTGGAAGAAGATTTGGTTTGATTTATTGACATTATTTTGCAAATAAAGATTTTCAGTTTGACATGAAAAAGCTTTCCGTAAATTCCTGTCAAAAAAGTCTAATTAGGTTCAATGTTGAAAGCAATAACAGAACTTTTTAAATATGGACTTTGGAGCTTTTTTGGTTCCTCCTTTCTAGTAAAAGATGTGCAAACTTACAAAGCCAAAGGTCTGGGAGTTATTCTTTccaacagaaaacactgctccTGGCCTTCCTGAAATGCCTCATTTTGAGTTCCGTTGTTACTCATCTATGTCACCATGGAACATATTTGCATAACGCCTGCCTAGCAGCTAATTTAGTCACACCTTCAAACAAACCTTGAGCCATTTCTCTCTGGTTATACTCAGACGTTTCAGAGAAGAGCAGAAAAGGTGCTGCAGAAGAGTATCAGAAAAACAATGTATCTATTGGACAGAAAACATTCTAGTCGACCCAAAAACTTTAATTATGAAGTAAacttatgaatcagtttcaatgttgGCTTGTACTTGTGTCATCTATGTTACTCTGATCATGCATCATGTTTCCTTGTCCTCTACCTCTTCTGGAGGCGAGGAAGAATCTGGGGTGCGgatgaaatcacaatgtgagggatAACCTCCTGAAACAGtgctcatttttgaaattttggccaatatttgtgcaatacttctgtcactggAACAGGAAATACTCTTTTTAGGATGCATTTACATTGAATTTTTTGTACAAAGTTACTTCTTCCATGTTGAATACGATCTTTATAATTTTTCTCCTTATGGATATTGTGGCAGATGGGTCCCCATATGAgacgggttctgctcaaggtttcttcctgttaaagggAGGCTTTCTTACCACTGTGGCCTTagagctgctctgggggttcctacgggttctgtaaagcgtttTGCGACCATCTGAATTGTAATCTGCGCCACTGAAATTGTATTGAATCTGTGACAGTGCAGAATTTGGGCCATTAAAAACAGTGCCTTTACGTAAACTTGGCCACAGTGAAATTCAGAAGAACTTTCCACACCTTCACCTGTTGCACAGCGGCCAGGTTCTGAAGCTGGGCGTTGttgatctgctgctgcagcatcaGCTGCTGGAAGTACTGAGCCGCATTCGGCTGCCTCTGGAGCGCCTGCAGGGCCTGGAGGGACGAGCAGAGCAGAAATATTAAAACGGAAGGGGCCATAAAACCACTGGAGAGAGAtaagaggaggaaggaaaggacACAGTGAAGGATGTCAGAAGTGAGATGGTTACGATGATCGTCAGAAGGAAGGGTGAGAGAACGAGGCAGGGGATATCACGGAGAAAATGAGAAGAATTAGGAGGGAAAAAGAAGTACAGCACCAAGAAAATTGTGAGAAAAGATGAGCAGATTGAGAGAAATGAGGGCAGAGATAGCAGAGAGGGAGGGCCGATGTGGCAGCCTCCTGCCAGCTGCCTGATGTATGAGCAGAGGCTGCTACTGTAATAAGTTGAGGGATGAAAGCGAGCGTGGCGGCCTGGATTAGTGTGTGCGGGGTGGCAAAGACAGATGGCTGAGCAGGGTGACAAAAGCCTGAGAAAATAACACCGAGTCTCCATCAACCCTGCAAGACTCAATCGCTTCTCTCCACGCCCCTGCTTCGGTCACTCTTCATCACTCTCTGTCCATCAGCTCACACATAAATCAGCAATTATTACGACAAATACGCCACTCCTTCTCTGCCGTTGATACAAACAGGCTGTTCACACTGCAGCCAAACGCACaaatgagaaggaaaaagaTGCAACATTCATTGAGAATTTCTATGAGAACACTGTTTACTGCAATGCCCTTAAGAAAGTTCATTAAAAGCTGCTTTGTTCCAGGCTCATGGGACGCCAGCTGTCAGATCTGAAGTAtattttaagccattttttaatgtgtgtgaaCAACCAGAATCTTTTTCTACTCCCATTTTAAAACACCTGCAGCTGAATGTAGACCTGTGTATGTAATCCCCAGGCATGCAGCCCAGATTCAGCCCAACAATAACTCACAAGCTGAATCAATGCTCCATGCTGGAAGAAATATGGCCAAAGTTATTTAACTCTCTGACCCTGAAACCTGCCAAtgggtttgaaagacatgttggttaagaaaaatctgcaaaattcaTCATTTGACAGCCAGAAAGAACtgttggattttttattttccaaaattcCTTGAAGTACCCATCTGTGGCATGCtgttttatctgaaaaaaatcatcaaataagagcttaaaattgtgatttctCATCAAAAtcgctttattctacatgtttcatttaaaatatttattttgtcgGTAAAAGACAATCGGACTCAGTTGTGACTAGAATCACAAAACTaaaattctgggacttttcagctgaactcggctgaactgcaggctgtgtttacacagaccAGGAATGAGAAGAGCATGGatacaaattaaaaatctaagcactaaaaaaaatatatggtATTCATATTTGTTACCATTTTCTCCCAGTATTGTTAAAACTTGTGCCCTTAAAATGTTGATTCTATTATTTCcaatttttgcaaaaacaaatgcaattttCTTTATGATTTATTTCATTATAAGTCCATCAAAGTGCACGACAGACATTCTTGAGTGCTCTCTAGTTCTAGCCATGGTTGCAATGTTTCCATAGAgttgcaggactttaaattgcagtaaaaatgagtgaggaaaacagtgaggaaaaatgtgacagggcTCCATAGAATCTTTCCTTTCTACATTCGCGGGCAGATAGATTTATCATctgtaaaacagtgaaaaagaaTCGTATGTTTCTTATGTTTACCCCAATGGCAGCATTTACAATGAAAAGATGAGTGGGCCTACAATGGAGCCTTGAGGGACTCCACAAGTAAGTGAGACTGCAGTCAAGGGAGACAAGAAGCTCAGATATGACTTGAACCATTTGAGGACGTTACGTCTGAAGCCAAAGCTCTGTTTAAGATCCTGTGATTGTCTAAGGCAGCAATTGGGTCTAAAAGAGTTTCAAATCTCAACTCAAGTCTTACccctaaaaaaaattcaaagtgtgTCCGATGTTCTTACTTCCAAACGTCAACACAGTCCTCACAATGCCCTCCACACCTACCTGCACCGCCTGCCTTTCATACAGAGACATGGAGTTCATTGGAGAGGGGCGGGAGCTCGTCCCAGACGCAGCGTTCCCATTGGTCGAGGCCCCCTGCTGGTTCTGCTCTCCATCCGTCTCCATGGTAGCTGAGGAGACAGACAAGCCGTCCATCAGTCAAGCACTGAGTGAAACACCACGTTCTCTCTGATGAAAAAAACACCTGTCACTGGTCCTGACAAACACCGTTTCTCACAGATTGGAGTCACGGCTGTGCACCGCTGAGTCCATATTTCACTGAGCAGATGATTTGAACACTGACTGATACAGTCCTGGGTGCTCTGATATCAATGTTTGCAGCCTTTAGCCCTTAAAGCCGAACACTTTCAACATGTTGCTAAATCATTTTCTggcacaaacaaacatttttgtaaataaattattcaaataaattcaattttccCTTCCCGGTCTCTATTGAGAAATGTAGTCGCCCTTTTTTCTCGAGGCCTGATGATGGCTCCACAAATCTATGCAGTTTTGATCCAACAGGAAACTAATCTGCAGATTTATTACAAGTGAATTAAATATGTGCATTTCAgactttctacttttaaatgccagaaaatggtgaaaaacgtGCAGAAGTGTTGCCCAAAGCCACAGATGATAAATGCTTTGGTTTGTCCACACGCTAAAAATACTCAATCTgcagtcagagaggaggaaaggtACCAGAAAGATCCAGATTTCAGAAGCTGCATTAGGAgattggagttttttttccttaaaaaaatgtcaaagcgTTTGATTTATCACGAAAAGAATccaataaaaactaaatatcaaTATAAATATGTATAGAACATACAGATTTATGGATCCATGCTCTCGTGcatgaacacagacacacacaactgcAACTCTTGCACAACGCACACTTCATTTTCACAATCTCTACATTCCACAttatttatgactttttctacttttaaggaatgtttttttttatcaagtcTTCTTGGTATCTCATAAGCTTTTCACTCTGATAAAGTTTTTGGAATCTTGAGATTAACTGCAGATAAATATAATACCAGTCGTTGATTATTGGCTGCAGATCTAACAGGAGTGTAATTTTAAGAGCATGCCTAATTTTCTTTTGCAAAAGGCTACAATGTTTACTATGTTTATGActctaaaaaaatcttttttttcttctttttgtacaAAACGTGTCTTCTTGTTATTCCACAACCTTTTCACGTTGCATTTCCCTGCCTGCACTGTACGAGCACGTGGCAACGAGAAATCTGTAAATAGCTGCAAAATAATACATTACCTGACAACGA from Acanthochromis polyacanthus isolate Apoly-LR-REF ecotype Palm Island chromosome 11, KAUST_Apoly_ChrSc, whole genome shotgun sequence includes the following:
- the LOC110956518 gene encoding polyhomeotic-like protein 1 isoform X4, with product METDGEQNQQGASTNGNAASGTSSRPSPMNSMSLYERQAVQALQALQRQPNAAQYFQQLMLQQQINNAQLQNLAAVQQATLAASRQSSPSSSSSSQTTSTTAAIVTSGSGSTTSSRPMGASATSTISQSVLLSGTAGGQGQMYLRVNRSLRAPISSQLIFMPGSTATAAVATVTQQPQAQQQQQEVTPASSSGSQSDNDQAQNLAMRGVSSPKGVGVKTEAPERSDSAAYSLVQPNHQSPTKPSQPQPQPPHIKIPTYPQPANLKTHSSSSSGASSSSSSSTSSIPLSQLLLHGTRTLTTGTTAPTAAHTLVLTSNAASQPHGYPVGTATIKPAVNAQTLVVQPLQKTSLGSEKSGHGNGPIPIQPKTLQGLRLPLQLPSRNPPPILPAPPPASSSAQPPQTPHIPVQIVGARQSTLGSAQALALARGSCSQDGAAVLSSSSSLLTMVASIASREGGVVGRGVGLKTLQSPQEAPPLAQVSHVHPQANQSSGQSHNGTVSSSPASSQSSTVTSPPPSLSRSSLSLPLVAEDQRAASAGVTTNGDSSGAQTPQGKQMSSSLKRKSDSSSANDEDGPSPPRLQPVREHTSALPASPVDPGSTAPPPAASSLSPVLSVSRGACGQGERAPPPQAVVKPQVLTHLIEGFVIQEGAEPFPVCGSVKDSTGEDLTNDSPDTNQSEMVTTATVLKCEYCKNFAPASQFRGTKRFCSMSCAKRYNVSFRQPFSVRQRQAQSRGPDQDQNQGHLSNSDEEGGIARRRVPRRTSSEIASAKIAGRPIPVKCRSESSHSDEESSGEEDEDDPMSLSPASSASCHQHPPPLPTESSAPSCLNTSPAQWSVEDVSQFISSLQGCEELASQFLSQEIDGQALLLLKEEHLMSTMNIKLGPALKICAHINNLRD
- the LOC110956518 gene encoding polyhomeotic-like protein 1 isoform X1, with product METDGEQNQQGASTNGNAASGTSSRPSPMNSMSLYERQAVQALQALQRQPNAAQYFQQLMLQQQINNAQLQNLAAVQQVKATLAASRQSSPSSSSSSQTTSTTAAIVTSGSGSTTSSRPMGASATSTISQSVLLSGTAGGQGQMYLRVNRSLRAPISSQLIFMPGSTATAAVATVTQQPQAQQQQQEVTPASSSGSQSDNDQAQNLAMRGVSSPKGVGVKTEAPERSDSAAYSLVQPNHQSPTKPSQPQPQPPHIKIPTYPQPANLKTHSSSSSGASSSSSSSTSSIPLSQLLLHGTRTLTTGTTAPTAAHTLVLTSNAASQPHGYPVGTATIKPAVNAQTLVVQPLQKTSLGSEKSGHGNGPIPIQPKTLQGLRLPLQLPSRNPPPILPAPPPASSSAQPPQTPHIPVQIVGARQSTLGSAQALALARGSCSQDGAAVLSSSSSLLTMVASIASREGGVVGRGVGLKTLQSPQEAPPLAQVSHVHPQANQSSGQSHNGTVSSSPASSQSSTVTSPPPSLSRSSLSLPLVAEDQRAASAGVTTNGDSSGAQTPQGKQMSSSLKRKSDSSSANDEDGPSPPRLQPVREHTSALPASPVDPGSTAPPPAASSLSPVLSVSRGACGQGERAPPPQAVVKPQVLTHLIEGFVIQEGAEPFPVCGSVKDSTGEDLTNDSPDTNQSEMVTTATVLKCEYCKNFAPASQFRGTKRFCSMSCAKSMYWFPRYNVSFRQPFSVRQRQAQSRGPDQDQNQGHLSNSDEEGGIARRRVPRRTSSEIASAKIAGRPIPVKCRSESSHSDEESSGEEDEDDPMSLSPASSASCHQHPPPLPTESSAPSCLNTSPAQWSVEDVSQFISSLQGCEELASQFLSQEIDGQALLLLKEEHLMSTMNIKLGPALKICAHINNLRD
- the LOC110956518 gene encoding polyhomeotic-like protein 1 isoform X2, whose amino-acid sequence is METDGEQNQQGASTNGNAASGTSSRPSPMNSMSLYERQAVQALQALQRQPNAAQYFQQLMLQQQINNAQLQNLAAVQQATLAASRQSSPSSSSSSQTTSTTAAIVTSGSGSTTSSRPMGASATSTISQSVLLSGTAGGQGQMYLRVNRSLRAPISSQLIFMPGSTATAAVATVTQQPQAQQQQQEVTPASSSGSQSDNDQAQNLAMRGVSSPKGVGVKTEAPERSDSAAYSLVQPNHQSPTKPSQPQPQPPHIKIPTYPQPANLKTHSSSSSGASSSSSSSTSSIPLSQLLLHGTRTLTTGTTAPTAAHTLVLTSNAASQPHGYPVGTATIKPAVNAQTLVVQPLQKTSLGSEKSGHGNGPIPIQPKTLQGLRLPLQLPSRNPPPILPAPPPASSSAQPPQTPHIPVQIVGARQSTLGSAQALALARGSCSQDGAAVLSSSSSLLTMVASIASREGGVVGRGVGLKTLQSPQEAPPLAQVSHVHPQANQSSGQSHNGTVSSSPASSQSSTVTSPPPSLSRSSLSLPLVAEDQRAASAGVTTNGDSSGAQTPQGKQMSSSLKRKSDSSSANDEDGPSPPRLQPVREHTSALPASPVDPGSTAPPPAASSLSPVLSVSRGACGQGERAPPPQAVVKPQVLTHLIEGFVIQEGAEPFPVCGSVKDSTGEDLTNDSPDTNQSEMVTTATVLKCEYCKNFAPASQFRGTKRFCSMSCAKSMYWFPRYNVSFRQPFSVRQRQAQSRGPDQDQNQGHLSNSDEEGGIARRRVPRRTSSEIASAKIAGRPIPVKCRSESSHSDEESSGEEDEDDPMSLSPASSASCHQHPPPLPTESSAPSCLNTSPAQWSVEDVSQFISSLQGCEELASQFLSQEIDGQALLLLKEEHLMSTMNIKLGPALKICAHINNLRD
- the LOC110956518 gene encoding polyhomeotic-like protein 1 isoform X3, with translation METDGEQNQQGASTNGNAASGTSSRPSPMNSMSLYERQAVQALQALQRQPNAAQYFQQLMLQQQINNAQLQNLAAVQQVKATLAASRQSSPSSSSSSQTTSTTAAIVTSGSGSTTSSRPMGASATSTISQSVLLSGTAGGQGQMYLRVNRSLRAPISSQLIFMPGSTATAAVATVTQQPQAQQQQQEVTPASSSGSQSDNDQAQNLAMRGVSSPKGVGVKTEAPERSDSAAYSLVQPNHQSPTKPSQPQPQPPHIKIPTYPQPANLKTHSSSSSGASSSSSSSTSSIPLSQLLLHGTRTLTTGTTAPTAAHTLVLTSNAASQPHGYPVGTATIKPAVNAQTLVVQPLQKTSLGSEKSGHGNGPIPIQPKTLQGLRLPLQLPSRNPPPILPAPPPASSSAQPPQTPHIPVQIVGARQSTLGSAQALALARGSCSQDGAAVLSSSSSLLTMVASIASREGGVVGRGVGLKTLQSPQEAPPLAQVSHVHPQANQSSGQSHNGTVSSSPASSQSSTVTSPPPSLSRSSLSLPLVAEDQRAASAGVTTNGDSSGAQTPQGKQMSSSLKRKSDSSSANDEDGPSPPRLQPVREHTSALPASPVDPGSTAPPPAASSLSPVLSVSRGACGQGERAPPPQAVVKPQVLTHLIEGFVIQEGAEPFPVCGSVKDSTGEDLTNDSPDTNQSEMVTTATVLKCEYCKNFAPASQFRGTKRFCSMSCAKRYNVSFRQPFSVRQRQAQSRGPDQDQNQGHLSNSDEEGGIARRRVPRRTSSEIASAKIAGRPIPVKCRSESSHSDEESSGEEDEDDPMSLSPASSASCHQHPPPLPTESSAPSCLNTSPAQWSVEDVSQFISSLQGCEELASQFLSQEIDGQALLLLKEEHLMSTMNIKLGPALKICAHINNLRD